One genomic region from Torulaspora delbrueckii CBS 1146 chromosome 4, complete genome encodes:
- the CHS3 gene encoding chitin synthase CHS3 (similar to Saccharomyces cerevisiae CHS3 (YBR023C); ancestral locus Anc_3.223), whose product MAMSNDLSNDDYFLQMDGGDQESLLRSRHSANSHGPHRQGSLVRPERNRLDNPNNPHYYYVQKAQEQQDHLNVQPSTTGITPSNVRHSQARASLNSVVDDITDGYPMEDMGPENRKSDVHQDIEDLGNDNQTRLVPSNTATKPLGSKTKSAETISLWRLYCYVISFWAPGPLLALCGMPKPERQMAWREKIGLISVIFYLGAFVAYWTFGFTSTACGSSVLRLKNNEVSTGYMIINGKAFALDSSSHPAAAGIDAGANILYPPINAGGMDGSFLFQNVNGNCLDLIKPKDDCSIPHDDEGNLAWYFPCKVYSQDGSTAPNFTKSEYYDGWACHTSEAARSAYYSLEPAADIYFTWDDIKNNSRNLVVYNGHVLDLGLLDWLQTDDLDYPPMFDDLRTSAFQGYDLSIILANSYEKKIARCLTEIIKVGEMDSKTVGCIASDVVLYVSLIFILSVVVAKFLIACYFRWAVAKNQGAFPVDNKTMDQQLNSIEDWSENIQTNGPIKPVAPDLRPVHQHSRNDSKLNMLAKRGSKMFQLNNNSADNTLLPDGTMGGLTTMTTQNAFRAANERNSLHLGNIFPSKNHSALLSTNSLMFNGNQLTPTPGGSSTQSLESSIIHPDAVQQPPLDFAPYGFPLIHTICFVTCYSEDEEGLRTTLDSLSTTDYPNSHKLIMVVCDGMIKGSGNDITTPEIALGMMDDFVTSPEDVQPYSYVAVASGSKRHNMAKIYAGFYKYNDDTVPPEKQQRVPMITIVKCGTADEQGSAKPGNRGKRDSQVILMSFLQRMTFDERMSELEFQLLKNIWQVTGLMADFYETVLMVDADTKVFPDSLTHMVAEMVKDPLIMGLCGETKIANKAQSWVTAIQVFEYYISHHQAKAFESVFGSVTCLPGCFSIYRIKSPKGSDGYWVPILANPDIVERYSDNVTNTLHKKNLLLLGEDRYLSSLMLRTFPKRKQVFVPKAACKTIVPDKFKVLLSQRRRWINSTVHNLFELVLIRDLCGTFCFSMQFVIGIELVGTLVLPLAICFTIYVIIVAIVSKPTPTMTLILLAIILGLPGLIVVITATRWSYLMWMAIYIIALPIWNGLLPTYAYWKFDDFSWGDTRTIAGGNKGAHDDVEGEFDHSKIKMRTWREFEREDKLNRLATDEESNSRMF is encoded by the coding sequence ATGGCCATGTCTAACGACCTTTCCAATGACGATTATTTCCTCCAGATGGATGGAGGTGACCAGGAATCGCTGCTGCGATCTAGACACAGTGCAAATTCGCATGGACCACACAGACAGGGTTCTCTGGTGAGGCCCGAGAGGAATCGACTAGATAATCCTAATAATCCGCATTATTACTATGTGCAGAAGGCGCAGGAACAACAGGATCATCTGAATGTACAACCCTCTACCACTGGTATCACGCCGAGCAATGTCAGACATTCACAGGCGAGGGCTTCACTCAACTCTGTGGTTGATGATATCACCGATGGGTACCCCATGGAAGATATGGGTCCTGAAAACCGCAAATCAGATGTTCATCAAGATATTGAGGATTTGGGTAATGATAACCAGACAAGATTGGTACCTTCTAATACTGCCACGAAACCACTGGGCAGCAAAACTAAATCTGCGGAGACAATCTCACTATGGCGTTTATACTGTTATGTGATTTCGTTTTGGGCTCCAGGTCCATTACTGGCATTGTGTGGTATGCCAAAACCTGAAAGACAGATGGCTTGGAGGGAAAAAATTGGGTTAATATCGGTCATCTTTTATCTGGGGGCCTTTGTCGCATATTGGACGTTTGGTTTCACTAGTACAGCGTGCGGTAGCAGCGTTCTAcgattgaagaacaacgaGGTTTCTACAGGCTACATGATCATTAACGGTAAAGCTTTTGCTTTGGACTCTTCGTCCCATCCGGCTGCTGCAGGCATCGACGCTGGGGCTAATATTTTGTACCCACCGATCAATGCAGGTGGAATGGATGGCTCTTTCCTGTTCCAAAATGTCAATGGAAATTGCCTTGATCTCATTAAGCCAAAGGATGACTGTTCTATCCCTCATGATGACGAGGGAAATCTAGCATGGTACTTTCCTTGCAAGGTATACAGTCAAGATGGATCCACTGCTCCAAACTTCACCAAATCAGAATACTACGATGGTTGGGCCTGTCATACTTCGGAAGCTGCTAGAAGTGCATACTACAGTCTAGAGCCAGCAGCAGATATTTATTTTACGTGGGACGATATCAAgaacaattcaagaaatttggtCGTTTACAATGGTCATGTCCTTGATCTAGGCCTCTTGGACTGGCTGCAAACTGACGATCTTGATTATCCACCTATGTTTGACGATTTGAGAACTTCTGCATTTCAAGGTTACGATTTATCCATTATTTTAGCGAATAGCTACGAGAAAAAAATCGCCAGGTGTCTCACTGAGATCATTAAAGTGGGCGAAATGGACTCAAAGACGGTGGGTTGCATTGCATCAGATGTTGTGCTTTACGTGTCGttgatcttcatcctttCGGTTGTTGTTGCCAAGTTCTTGATCGCATGTTACTTCCGTTGGGCTGTTGCGAAAAATCAAGGCGCTTTTCCTGTTGACAATAAGACCATGGATCAACAGCTGAATAGTATTGAAGATTGGTCGGAGAACATCCAAACTAATGGCCCAATCAAACCTGTCGCTCCAGACCTAAGACCTGTTCATCAACACTCAAGAAATGACTCCAAGCTTAATATGCTAGCCAAACGTGGCTCAAAAATGTTTCAGTTGAATAATAATAGCGCTGATAATACCTTATTGCCCGATGGCACTATGGGAGGGTTGACAACAATGACTACTCAAAATGCCTTTAGAGCGGCCAACGAGCGTAACTCTTTGCATCTTGGTAACATTTTTCCCTCTAAGAATCACTCCGCACTTCTTTCGACCAATTCGTTGATGTTTAACGGCAATCAGCTTACACCTACCCCTGGCGGATCGTCAACACAGTCATTAGAGTCTAGCATCATTCACCCTGATGCCGTTCAGCAGCCACCTCTAGATTTTGCACCATATGGTTTCCCATTGATTCATACAATATGTTTTGTTACTTGCTActctgaagatgaagaagggCTGAGAACAACCCTAGACTCATTGTCCACAACTGACTACCCAAACAGTCACAAGTTGATAATGGTGGTCTGTGATGGTATGATTAAGGGTTCCGGTAATGATATTACAACACCTGAAATAGCGCTAGGTATGATGGACGATTTTGTTACATCTCCGGAGGACGTGCAACCATATTCCTACGTGGCCGTTGCCTCTGGTTCCAAACGTCATAATATGGCTAAGATTTATGCTGGATTTTACAAATATAATGACGACACCGTACCACCTGAGAAACAACAAAGGGTCCCAATGATAACCATCGTCAAGTGTGGTACGGCAGATGAGCAAGGATCAGCCAAACCTGGTAATAGAGGTAAGCGTGACTCTCAAGTTATTCTCATGTCGTTCTTACAGAGAATGACCTTTGATGAGAGAATGTCAGAACTGGAATTTCAACTTCTAAAGAATATTTGGCAAGTAACAGGTTTGATGGCTGATTTCTATGAAACAGTTCTAATGGTTGACGCCGATACAAAGGTTTTCCCTGATTCATTGACTCATATGGTTGCAGAAATGGTGAAAGACCCATTGATCATGGGTCTATGTGGCGAAACGAAAATCGCTAACAAAGCTCAATCATGGGTGACAGCCATACAAGTTTTTGAGTATTACATTTCCCATCATCAAGCCAAAGCTTTCGAATCTGTGTTCGGTTCTGTTACCTGTTTACCTGGTTGTTTCTCGATCTACCGTATTAAATCTCCAAAGGGGTCTGATGGCTATTGGGTACCAATTTTAGCCAATCCCGATATTGTGGAGCGTTATTCTGACAACGTTACCAATACATTGCATAAGAAAaacttgttgttgttgggTGAAGATAGATACTTGTCTTCATTAATGTTAAGAACATTCCCTAAGCGTAAACAGGTTTTTGTCCCTAAAGCTGCCTGTAAGACAATAGTACCTGATAAGTTCAAGGTCCTGTTGTCTCAACGTCGTCGTTGGATCAATTCTACAGTGCATAATTTATTCGAGCTGGTACTAATCAGAGATCTGTGTGGTACATTCTGCTTTTCAATGCAGTTTGTCATTGGCATAGAATTGGTTGGTACGTTAGTGTTACCTCTAGCAATTTGCTTTACGATTTATGTCATTATCGTGGCCATTGTATCGAAGCCCACGCCAACAATGACTTTGATTTTACTTGCGATCATCTTAGGGCTGCCTGGGCTAATTGTGGTTATCACTGCTACGAGATGGTCCTATTTGATGTGGATGGCGATATATATTATTGCCTTGCCCATCTGGAATGGTTTGTTGCCCACGTATGCCTATTGgaagtttgatgatttttcatgGGGTGACACTAGAACGATCGCCGGCGGCAATAAAGGTGCACACGACGATGTTGAAGGTGAGTTTGATCACTCTAAGATCAAGATGAGAACTTGGAgggaatttgaaagagaagataAACTGAACAGACTGGCcacagatgaagaaagtaaTTCAAGAATGTTTTAG
- the FUR4 gene encoding uracil permease (similar to Saccharomyces cerevisiae FUR4 (YBR021W); ancestral locus Anc_3.221), which produces MSDDLAATFSSLVLENCTEETMQLTTKDDIKFDKIEVSGKTCSDEEGSIYGEVDEAIAEKSWWKRFYYKHVVVDSATLNVSLTQSFLYNYDLKPVEEDRRLWSWHNYLWFWLADCFNISTWQVAATGMQLGLNWWQCWVTVWIGYAMAGAFVVLSSRVGATYHLSFPISVRASFGIFFSMWPIINRVVMAIVWYAVQAYLGGSTVSLMLKSIFGRDLNERIPDHFGSPNATTYEFMCFFLFWVGSIPFLIVPPHKLRHLFTVKAALVPFAAFGFLIWAVKKSHGNIALGTLNDDAPHGSAFSWVFIRSMIGCLANFATLIVNAPDFSRLSKTPSSSLWTQLVAIPFLFSITCLIGIIVTAAGYELYGINYWSPIDVLAQFLETTYTRGTRAGVFLISFVFTLAQLGTNISANSLSCGTDMTALLPKYINIKRGSLFCAAMALCICPWNMLASSNKFTMALSAYAIFLSSIAGVVVSDYFIVRRGYLKLTHLYSNQPGSFYMYNNRFGINWRAGVAYLCGVAPNLPGFIGTVGAPQVTVSDGALELYYLNYWVGFFIAALIYVGLCYISPVAGTPVKNILRDKGWFQRAADVEDFEQEWKKELRRKDLYDDVVDVYEYGNHKTCW; this is translated from the coding sequence ATGTCAGACGATTTAGCTGCTACATTTAGCAGTCTAGTGCTAGAGAATTGCACAGAAGAAACAATGCAACTAACTACTAAAGATGATATaaaatttgacaagattGAGGTTAGTGGTAAAACCTgttctgatgaagaaggttcAATTTATGGGGAAGTTGATGAAGCCATTGCGGAGAAAAGTTGGTGGAAGCGTTTTTACTACAAACATGTTGTTGTGGATAGCGCCACATTGAATGTTTCTTTGACTCAATCCTTTTTGTACAATTATGATTTGAAGCctgtggaagaagatagaAGACTTTGGTCATGGCACAATTACCTGTGGTTTTGGTTGGCCGATTGTTTTAACATTAGTACTTGGCAGGTCGCTGCAACTGGTATGCAATTAGGTTTAAATTGGTGGCAATGTTGGGTGACTGTGTGGATTGGTTACGCCATGGCCGGTGCTTTTGTTGTGTTGTCTTCTAGAGTTGGTGCCACATATCATTTGTCATTCCCAATCAGTGTGAGAGCTTCTTTCGgtattttcttctccatgTGGCCTATTATAAATCGTGTGGTGATGGCAATCGTGTGGTATGCTGTTCAGGCATACTTGGGTGGTTCAACTGTCtctttgatgttgaaatcaattttCGGTAGAGATTTGAATGAGAGAATTCCAGACCATTTTGGCTCACCAAATGCTACCACTTACGAATTCATGtgtttcttcctcttttggGTTGGAAGTATACCGTTTTTGATTGTTCCACCACACAAGCTGAGACACTTGTTCACCGTGAAGGCTGCTTTGGTTCCGTTTGCCGCCTTTGGATTTCTGATTTGGGCCGTTAAGAAATCTCACGGAAATATTGCCCTAGGTActttgaatgatgatgCACCACACGGTTCTGCCTTCAGTTGGGTTTTCATCAGATCTATGATCGGTTGTTTGGCCAATTTTGCTACGTTGATCGTGAACGCTCCTGATTTCTCaagactttcaaagacCCCATCGTCCTCGTTATGGACTCAGCTTGTTGCGATTCCATTCTTATTTTCCATCACTTGTCTAATTGGTATCATTGTGACTGCGGCTGGTTACGAGTTATATGGTATCAACTACTGGTCTCCAATTGATGTGCTGGCGCAATTCTTAGAAACCACTTACACAAGGGGTACTAGAGCTGGTGTTTTCCTGATTTCATTTGTCTTCACGCTTGCACAATTGGGTACTAATATCTCAGCCAACTCTTTGTCTTGCGGAACAGATATGACTGCATTGTTACCCAAATACATCAACATTAAGCGTGGTTCATTGTTTTGTGCTGCTATGGCGCTCTGCATTTGTCCATGGAACATGTTAGCTAGTTCCAACAAATTCACCATGGCATTGTCCGCTTATGCCATCTTCCTTTCAAGTATTGCCGGTGTAGTAGTTTCCGATTATTTTATCGTGAGAAGAGGTTACTTGAAGCTGACTCATTTGTACTCTAATCAACCAGGCTCCTTCTACATGTATAACAACAGATTCGGTATCAATTGGAGAGCCGGTGTGGCCTACCTTTGTGGAGTTGCTCCAAACCTACCTGGTTTTATTGGAACCGTGGGTGCGCCACAAGTCACAGTATCTGACGGCGCACTCGAGTTGTATTATCTGAACTATTGGGTCGGATTCTTCATTGCTGCCTTAATCTACGTCGGTTTATGTTACATCTCCCCAGTCGCAGGTACACCTGTGAAGAACATTCTTCGCGATAAGGGCTGGTTCCAAAGAGCTGCTGACGTCGAGGACTTCGAACAGGAATGGAAGAAGGAACTCAGAAGGAAAGACCTATATGATGACGTTGTTGACGTCTACGAATACGGTAACCATAAGACTTGTTGGTAA
- the TDEL0D04040 gene encoding pleiotropic drug resistance family ABC transporter (similar to Saccharomyces cerevisiae SNQ2 (YDR011W); ancestral locus Anc_3.220), giving the protein MSSAVRDERESLAGSDVSFRDALGQEELFKGSRPDLELRHTTTFDAQTIEQIHTLARTLSKRTNKSSGDDDDNDDEGGFARASELHGFDAQKILAGMVSEANDQGIHSRETGVIMEEVGAEGVDESALEGATFGNILCLPVTIYKGIKAKKNSKMRKILRGVNLLARPGEMVLVLGRPGAGCSSMLKTAAGVTDQFAGGVSGDISYNGISQDEIMKDFRSDVIYNGELDVHFPYLTVKQTLDFAIACKTPAKRVNNMSEQEYIDFTRDFYATIFGLTHTYDTKVGNDFVRGVSGGERKRVSIAEAVVARGSVYCWDNATRGLDASTALEYAKAIRIMTNLMHSTALVTIYQASENIYETFDKVTVLYSGRQIYYGHTSKAKNFFWKMGYSCPPRQATAEFLTALTDPNGFHEIREGFEHKVPRTAEEFENYWRNSPEYSDLLTDIEKYKKEMDTEGTRESYRNSMIQEKSKHARKSSYYTVSYWRQLRLCSQRGFQRIYGNKSYTIINVIAAIVQSFIVGSLCYNAPSSTSGAFTRGGVLYFALLYYSLMGLANISFEHRPILQKHKYYSLYHPSAEALGSTISGFPFRMIGLTCFIIILFFLSGLHRTASTFFIVYLFLSMCSEAINGLFEMVAAATDTLAQANAIAGVLMMSISMYSTYMIQLPSIHPWFIWVAYILPIRYSFESMLNAEFHGRRMDCGSGLVPSGPGYENVASSEQVCAFTGSKPGQSWVLGDDYLKVQFQYEYKHTWRNFGIMWCFLIGYIVLKSLITEFKRPIKGGGDALIFKKGAKSAIKRVKADDEETADNMNLADVKEKLSSGESSNSNFPEGDDFEDLKSRGVFMWQKVCYTIPYKGGPRRLLDNVSGYCVPGTMTALMGESGAGKTTLLNTLAQRNVGVITGDMLVNGRPIDASFERRTGYVQQQDLHIAEMTVRESLIFSARMRRKQSVPDAEKIEFAEKIIDILDMGEYAEALVGEPGAGLSVEQRKKLSIGVELVAKPDLLLFLDEPTSGLDSQSAWAIVQLLRKLAKAGQSILCTIHQPSATLFEQFDRLLLLKKGGQTVYFGDVGKNSSILLEYFERNGARKCEKSENPAEYILEAIGAGATASVEEDWHQIWTKSPEHKTNEEKIQKMISDLSSKPDDVSEGKSATKYATSYFYQFKYVYLRTFTTFWRDVNYLMSKLMLMVVGGLYVGFTFYDVGESYTGLQNALFAAFISIVLSAPAMNQIQARALASRELFEVRESKSNMFHWSLLLITQYLCEIPYHFVFSTLYFVSFYFPLRIFFQASRSAVFFLNYCIMFQLYYVALGLSVLYMSPNLPSASVLMGLILAFLLSFCGVVQPPSLMPGFWTFMWKASPYTYFVQNLLGIVLHEKPVVCKKKELAFFDPPSGQTCGDYMEEFLSKAQGYIQNPEATENCAYCLSSVGDEYLRRIGASYSYLWRNFGIYWIFIVFNFFAMVAVYYIFHVRKVSLINVQAITNFTQILKGKMPFGKKKASSV; this is encoded by the coding sequence ATGTCATCAGCTGTACGCGATGAGCGAGAATCACTCGCTGGTAGCGATGTGAGCTTTAGAGATGCCCTGggtcaagaagaacttttcaaaggaagTCGGCCTGATCTGGAATTAAGACATACTACCACCTTTGATGCGCAAACAATCGAGCAAATTCACACCTTGGCTCGTACTCTGTCAAAAAGGACCAACAAGAGTagtggtgatgatgatgataatgatgacgaggGTGGATTCGCAAGAGCTTCTGAGCTTCATGGGTTTGATGCTCAGAAGATCCTGGCGGGTATGGTTTCAGAGGCCAATGATCAGGGAATCCATTCGAGAGAGACTGGTGTGATTatggaagaagttggagCCGAAGGTGTGGATGAGAGTGCGTTGGAAGGTGCAACTTTTGGTAATATCCTATGTTTACCAGTTACTATCTATAAAGGGAtcaaggccaagaagaatagTAAGATGCGTAAGATTTTGAGAGGTGTGAACTTGTTAGCCAGACCGGGTGAAATGGTTCTTGTGCTTGGTAGGCCAGGTGCAGGTTGTTCTTCGATGTTGAAAACTGCGGCAGGTGTCACTGATCAGTTTGCTGGAGGTGTAAGTGGTGATATTTCTTATAACGGTATTTCTCAGGATGAGATAATGAAAGATTTCAGGTCAGATGTTATCTACAACGGTGAACTAGATGTTCATTTCCCTTATTTGACAGTCAAGCAGACTTTGGATTTCGCCATTGCTTGTAAAACACCTGCTAAGAGGGTCAACAATATGTCTGAGCAGGAATATATCGATTTTACCAGAGACTTTTATGCTACGATCTTTGGTTTGACTCATACTTATGATACCAAGGTCGGTAATGATTTTGTTAGAGGTGTCTCCGGTGGTGAAAGAAAGCGTGTTTCTATCGCCGAGGCTGTCGTTGCCAGAGGTTCAGTTTACTGTTGGGATAATGCTACAAGAGGGCTGGATGCTTCGACAGCCTTAGAATATGCAAAGGCTATTCGTATCATGACCAATTTGATGCACTCTACTGCTTTAGTGACTATTTACCAAGCGAGTGAAAACATTTACGAAACATTTGATAAGGTTACAGTCCTCTATTCTGGTAGACAAATTTACTATGGCCACACTAGTAAGGCGAAGAACTTCTTTTGGAAAATGGGTTACTCTTGTCCACCAAGACAGGCGACAGCTGAATTTTTGACGGCTTTGACAGACCCCAACGGTTTTCACGAGATCAGAGAAGGATTTGAACATAAAGTGCCGAGGACAGCTGAGGAGTTTGAGAATTACTGGAGAAATTCGCCTGAATATAGTGATCTACTCACCGATATCGAGAAATATAAGAAGGAAATGGATACTGAAGGAACAAGAGAGAGTTATCGTAACTCTATGATCCAGGAGAAATCAAAGCATGCAAGAAAATCGTCTTACTACACAGTTTCTTATTGGAGACAACTTCGGTTATGTTCTCAGAGAGGATTCCAGAGAATTTACGGTAACAAATCCTATACTATCATCAACGTTATCGCTGCCATCGTTCAGTCTTTCATCGTTGGTTCTTTATGTTACAATGCCCCATCTTCTACGTCCGGTGCTTTCACGAGAGGTGGTGTTCTGTATTTTGCTCTGTTGTACTACTCGTTGATGGGGTTGGCAAACATTTCGTTTGAACACAGACCCATTTTACAAAAGCACAAATACTATTCGTTATACCATCCTTCGGCAGAAGCCCTAGGTTCCACAATATCTGGATTCCCTTTCAGAATGATTGGTTTAACTTgtttcatcatcattttatttttccTATCAGGTTTGCATAGAACCGCTAgcaccttcttcatcgtttACCTTTTCCTGTCAATGTGTTCCGAAGCTATTAACGGCCTGTTTGAAATGGTCGCTGCCGCAACTGATACCCTAGCCCAGGCAAACGCCATTGCAGGTGTCTTGATGATGTCTATTTCGATGTACTCCACTTATATGATTCAGCTACCTTCGATTCATCCTTGGTTTATTTGGGTTGCTTACATCTTACCTATCAGGTACTCTTTTGAATCTATGCTTAACGCCGAGTTTCACGGTAGAAGAATGGACTGTGGTTCAGGTCTTGTCCCATCAGGTCCTGGCTACGAGAATGTCGCTTCCAGTGAACAGGTTTGCGCTTTCACTGGTTCAAAACCAGGTCAATCGTGGGTCCTTGGTGATGATTATTTGAAAGTCCAATTCCAGTATGAATACAAACatacttggagaaattttggtATTATGTGGTGTTTCTTAATAGGTTATATTGTATTGAAATCACTCATTACCGAATTCAAACGTCCCATTAAAGGTGGTGGCGATGCTCTTATCTTTAAGAAAGGTGCAAAGAGTGCTATTAAGCGTGTCAAGGCAGATGACGAGGAGACTGCTGATAATATGAACCTTGCTGACGTGAAAGAGAAACTTTCAAGTGGCGAAAGCAGTAATTCTAACTTTCCAGAGGGAGATGATTTCGAGGATCTAAAAAGTAGAGGTGTCTTCATGTGGCAAAAGGTTTGCTACACGATTCCTTACAAGGGTGGACCTAGAAGGTTATTGGATAACGTTTCTGGGTACTGTGTTCCAGGTACAATGACCGCATTAATGGGTGAATCTGGTGCAGGTAAGACTACTCTATTAAATACTTTGGCGCAAAGAAACGTTGGTGTTATCACTGGTGATATGCTTGTCAATGGACGCCCAATCGATgcaagttttgaaagaagaaccgGTTATgttcaacaacaagatTTACATATTGCGGAGATGACAGTTAGAGAATCATTGATTTTCTCAGCTCGTATGCGTCGTAAACAATCAGTTCCAGACGCAGAGAAGATCGAATTTGCAGAGAAAATTATTGATATCCTTGATATGGGCGAGTACGCTGAAGCCCTTGTTGGTGAACCTGGTGCTGGGTTGAGTGTCGAGCAACGTAAGAAATTGTCTATTGGTGTTGAGCTTGTGGCTAAACCTGATCTACTGCTGTTCTTAGATGAGCCAACTTCCGGTTTAGACTCTCAATCTGCTTGGGCCATTGTCCAGCTATTAAGAAAGCTGGCGAAGGCTGGTCAATCTATCCTGTGTACCATTCATCAGCCTTCAGCTACTTTGTTCGAGCAATTCGACAGATTGCtccttttgaaaaaaggTGGTCAAACGGTGTACTTTGGTGATGTTGGTAAAAACTCTTCTATTCTATTGGAATATTTCGAAAGAAATGGCGCTAGAAAATGTGAGAAAAGTGAGAACCCTGCTGAATATATTTTAGAAGCAATTGGTGCTGGTGCTACTGCcagtgttgaagaagactggCATCAAATTTGGACGAAATCTCCCGAACATAAGACTAACgaagaaaagattcagAAAATGATAAGCGATCTATCATCGAAACCAGATGATGTTTCAGAAGGTAAATCAGCCACAAAGTATGCTACAAGCTACTTCTATCAATTCAAATATGTCTACCTGAGGACCTTCACTACTTTTTGGAGAGATGTGAACTACTTGATGTCGAAACTGATGCTAATGGTCGTTGGTGGTTTATACGTTGGTTTCACATTTTACGACGTGGGGGAAAGTTATACAGGTTTACAGAACGCTCTATTTGCTGCTTTCATCTCCATTGTGCTGTCTGCTCCTGCAATGAACCAAATTCAAGCGCGTGCCCTAGCTTCAAGAGAGCTTTTCGAAGTCAGAGAATCCAAGTCAAACATGTTCCACTGGTCTCTCTTATTAATAACGCAATACTTGTGTGAGATTCCTTACCACTTTGTCTTCTCGACCCTATACTTCGTCTCCTTCTACTTCCCATTGAGAATCTTTTTCCAAGCTTCAAGATCTGCTGTATTCTTCCTAAACTACTGTATCATGTTCCAACTGTACTACGTCGCACTTGGTTTATCGGTTCTATACATGTCGCCCAATTTACCTTCGGCCTCCGTTCTCATGGGTTTGATCCTTGCATTTTTACTATCGTTCTGTGGCGTTGTTCAGCCACCTTCGCTGATGCCCGGTTTCTGGACATTTATGTGGAAGGCATCGCCGTATACCTATTTCGTGCAAAACTTACTCGGAATTGTGTTACATGAAAAGCCAGTTGTCtgtaagaagaaggaacTAGCATTTTTCGACCCACCAAGTGGTCAAACATGTGGTGATTACATGGAAGAGTTCCTCTCCAAAGCACAAGGTTACATCCAAAACCCAGAAGCTACAGAAAACTGCGCTTATTGTCTCTCATCAGTTGGTGATGAGTACTTGCGCCGAATCGGTGCCAGTTACTCCTACCTATGGAGAAATTTCGGTATTTACTGGATTTTCATTgtgttcaatttcttcgcCATGGTGGCCGTTTACTATATTTTCCACGTCAGAAAAGTCAGCCTGATCAACGTACAAGCTATCACGAACTTTACACAGATCCTCAAAGGCAAAATGCCCTTcggcaagaagaaagcttccTCTGTTTAA
- the CSS3 gene encoding Css3p (similar to Saccharomyces cerevisiae YOL159C), which translates to MLKIIRTLVIGFFLLTGVFSSNTTVIVSTADIFELIPYGWTSQQLCWLYLKSVHTRTTTDRSGRIMTSSSFGNEVVLIFKERLVPGQGAEPHTIDLDINTYSGTKKYSESEDYCTIFVQQLASVLYMRSGDWRRSVRDVTFKNTKCEARKQWCPA; encoded by the coding sequence ATGTTAAAAATCATCAGAACCCTTGTAATAGGATTTTTTCTACTGACTGGTGTTTTTTCCTCAAACACTACTGTAATCGTCTCAACAGCTGACATATTTGAGCTAATCCCTTATGGATGGACTAGCCAGCAACTATGTTGGCTGTATCTAAAGTCAGTACACACTCGCACCACAACGGATAGATCAGGGAGGATAATGACATCTTCGTCATTCGGGAACGAAGTTGTCTTGATATTCAAGGAGAGACTTGTGCCTGGACAAGGGGCTGAACCACACACGATAGACTTGGACATTAACACGTATAGCGGCACTAAGAAGTATTCTGAATCGGAAGATTATTGCACGATATTCGTGCAACAGTTGGCATCCGTCTTATATATGCGATCGGGTGATTGGCGGCGGTCAGTCAGAGATGTAACATTCAAGAACACTAAATGCGAGGCCCGGAAGCAGTGGTGCCCAGCGTAA